One Methanotorris formicicus Mc-S-70 DNA segment encodes these proteins:
- a CDS encoding anthranilate synthase component II encodes MKVLIIDNIDSFVWNLVQYVGTLGYKVKLVDNKITLEEIKKINPDRIIISPGPKTPKEAGNCIKIIQEIDDIPILGVCLGHQCIVEAFGGEVGRAKHIMHGKTSRIEHDGEGIYKGIPNPFYGTRYHSLVAYEVPDELKITAKSLDDGYVMGVRHKKLPIEGVQYHPESVLTHSKEIPFPKLGLKLIKNFIEG; translated from the coding sequence GAAAGTCCTAATTATTGACAATATTGACTCATTTGTTTGGAATTTAGTTCAATACGTAGGGACTTTAGGATATAAAGTTAAGTTAGTAGATAATAAAATCACATTAGAGGAAATAAAGAAAATAAATCCAGATAGGATAATAATCAGTCCAGGACCAAAAACACCAAAAGAGGCAGGGAACTGCATAAAAATCATTCAAGAGATAGATGATATCCCAATTTTAGGAGTTTGTTTGGGGCATCAGTGTATTGTTGAGGCATTTGGTGGAGAGGTTGGGAGAGCAAAGCACATCATGCATGGAAAAACAAGCAGAATTGAGCATGATGGGGAAGGGATATATAAAGGTATCCCAAATCCATTTTATGGGACAAGGTATCATTCTTTAGTTGCTTATGAAGTTCCAGATGAGTTAAAAATAACCGCAAAGAGTTTAGATGATGGGTATGTTATGGGAGTTAGGCATAAGAAATTGCCAATTGAGGGCGTTCAATACCACCCAGAGAGTGTCTTAACTCACTCAAAAGAAATCCCATTTCCAAAATTGGGACTAAAATTAATTAAAAACTTCATAGAGGGCTAA